In Scytonema millei VB511283, the genomic window ACTCGGTTCTTGTTTGTCATTGTGGAGCGGTACATTTCAGCGTCAACAGCCCACACACCTATCCCTACAGGCTCATAGTTGTCATTCAGCACCAAAACTACCGTTTTACCTTCTGGTGTCTTACCTTTTTGTAATTTCACAGCGGCTGCCACTTCGTTTTGCTATTCGTTTTATATAAGTGATAGCTACGATGTGTAAGATAAGTTTTATAAACTTACACAAAATAAAAAAACAGAGTCTTATCCCTGTTGTTGTTGTTGTTGTGTATATATTATTTAGGAGGGTTTATAAGAAACCGTGACGGCTTGCTGTTGTGTCATGCTCAGCCAGGTCAGGGCAACAATAAAGGCAGCTTCTAAAGTAGCGGCAATGATTAAACCATAACCCGCGATCGCCAACCAATGACGGCGCGTTAGGATCGGCTCTTTTGCCCGCCGAGGTGGATGCTGCATCAAGGCAGTTCCGCCTTCTCCGACACCAAGCGCCAGCGCGGGAAAGGCATCATTCACAACATTGATATATAAAATCTGAAGTGGCAGCAGTGGTAAGGGTGCGTTCAATAGCGAGGCGACGGTGACGGCAATAATCTCACCGACATTGTCAGAGAGCAGATAGACTGTAAACTTACGAATATTGTTAAAAATCGCTCGTCCCTGTTCGACCGCCGCCACAATGGACGAAAATGCATCATCCTGAAGCACCATATCAGCCGCCTCTTTTGCGACTTGCATTCCCCGTTGCCCCATTGCTACACCAATATCAGCCTTTCGCGTAGTAAACAACCAGAATTTTCATTATTCCTCCCAAATCGATGATTTAAATTTTTCTGTACTAACGATACAGCCAACTCAACTTGCTTACTGAGTTAGGCTTTCCAAAGGTAGAGATTGCACTAAGCTCAAAGTTAAAGGCATTTGACTGATAAACCGAGCGTAATCAGCACTCAGATAGGGACGGTATTGCTGCGAACCTGCTACGTAAGTCTCAAAAAAAGCCACGCTCCAAGCCCCCAGATAGCGACGAGCCAAGGACGGATCTGGACCGATGACTGATTCGGGAATGGGTAAGGGTTCGCTACCTGGATCGGATTTATCGGCAGCGGAAAAATGGGTTCCACCTGCGAGTAAAAGGAGATATTTATTCTGAGCAGTCAGCCATGTAAAGGGCAAAATTTGCTCTGGTAAAGCTGGTGCAACTTTATCGTCGCTACTGCTGGCAATTGTCACGGGGATTTTTATTTGACTTAAACCAGCTTTACCAAAAAGGGCGCTGGCAATAGGATTAATCGCGATCGCCGCCTTAATTCTTTTGTCTCGCAAATTATACTGGGTGCGCGGTAGTTCCAGCGTCCGACACTGGAGCAGTAAAGACAAATTAAAAGTCTCGCCCAAATTCTCACAGTCTTGTTGTAATTGGTTGAAATTCAACTTAGCACCTGCTAAAGCTAAGGCTGTATAACCACCATAGGAATGCCCGACAACTCCGACTTGTTGTAAATTGAGGGCAAAAGATGAATCGGTGCGATCGAGTTGTGCCAAAACATCGAGCAAATACGATACATCCAGCGGACGATTGATAAACTCCCTTGGAGGCGTAACGGCAGTAGCGCGACCATTCAGGAGCGATCGCAATTGTTCGGCATTGCTATTTGGATGTTCGGGAACGGCAACGGCAAAACCATAACTAGCTAACTGCTGAGCGAGATATCCAAAGCTGTTGCGGTCTGAACCTAAACCGTGAGAGATGACTATGACAGGGGTGAGGAGTGAGGAGTGAGGGGTGAGGGAAGGAGGCGAGAGGTAAGAGTTTGGTAAATAAAGATCGGCAATAAAGGCGCGATCGCGGCTGCTGTCGTAAAGTTCTAAGGTGCGTTTCGTCCAAGTAAATCTTCCTCGTTGGCGCAAGTCTGGTAGCTGGGAGAAATTGGCAGGCTGTTGGGCGATCGCAGCGGCAGCTGATTGTCTCTGCACTAGGGCGATCGCTTCGTTTGTGCGATTGATGACAGCTTGCAATTCTTCTACAATTTCTAAACTTTGCCCCAGATCGACTCGAATTCCATTCGTGGGAAACTGACGCAAGACATCAAGTAAGGTAAAGCCTTGGCGATTTTCTGCTGCTGCTAAGATCAGAGCCGAGCGAATGGCGTAAAATCCTGGAAGTGTTGCTTCAGTCCGAATCAGTTGTCCCAGTCGTTGTAATAAAGTTTCGCCAATTGAGGAGTAAAGAAATTGAGAGATTGCTACCGGACTCAGATCGACTGGTGTAGTCAGTATACCTCGCAGTCGCTCCAGCTGTGCGGGGGTGAGTCTGCGGGCGTAATCGATCAGTCCGCCTTCAATTTCGCCTGTTTTGGCAAACTTTGCCAAATCTTCGATCGCCACCGAACTTTCAAAAGCACCGTATGTCGCGTAAATGCGATCGGCTGCGACTGCGGTTTGAAGCCCCGTTGCTGGAAATAATAATAAGGATGCAATGCTCGCGGATTTGAGCAGTTTTGAGGTGAAAAGTTTTTGCAACACGGTTATGACGTAAACTAAAATCTGGTTTCGTACTCCACCAGCAGCCGACTCTCACCGCTCAAATTGGTAGAGGCACGTACCAAGATTTGGTCGTTGAGGCGATAAATTAGGTTGTAACGCAAGGGATCGTCAGCAGCAAATACCCGCGAGAGGGAGAGAGAAAAATCGTTCGTGATGTCAAACACTGCCTCTGCTGCTAAACCAAGGACAGAAACGTTTTCTTCTGGTTCGGTGACGATCGTAGGAAACAAGCGTAATTCATCGATACCTAAAGCCTCGCCAATCTCGGTAATATTGTCTTGGAAGTTGGACAGTAAGGTAGATCCTGCAATTGTGGCAAGCCCTAGAGCAGGATCTCCTCTACCCAAGGTATTGATAAAGGAACCGCCTAACAGTGCGACGATCTCTGCTTCGCTGCGATTCGGTTCGCTAGTTAGCTCTAAGTTATCCGCCAATTCACTAGCGGGTCCCTCTACTGCTGCTTGCACGCGCACGGTGCGGAAAGTGCCGAAGCTTGTAGCGGGAACGTCACGGATCTCGCCAGAAAAAGGTGAAGTGGGAACCCGCCCAATACCACCAGTTGTCTCTGGTACAGTTGCGACTAGGGTGACATCAAGGATGGGATCTAGTCCTCCCTTGGGCGTGAAGCGAGCCGTCTGTTCTTCGCCCCGTGCTAGGGTGAACTGAGTCGTAAATAAGTTGACTTGTCCGCCTGTCAGACGCACCACTCCTTGGGGACGAGGGTTGGTTAAAGTGCCATTAATCGCCAGGTCGCCTTCTGCCTCAAAGCTAAGTAAAGGCTGGCGGACGATCCGCACGTCGTTGTCGAGAATTAACTGCAAATTGGTAAATTCAATCGGAGATTCCTCTGTGGTGTTACGATTTGTCGCTGTACTACTTGTAGCCGTACTACCTGCGGGTGTGACTGCTGCGGTAGTAGGAGTATCTTCAGTTCCTCCCAAAGAGACTTGACCGTTCGCCAATCGAATCTTACCCCCAAGATCGGGAGATAGGGCTGTTCCGGTAATAACGACGTTGCCGCTGACTCCGCCCTCATAGCGTCCCTCGATATCTACATTGAGATCGTTTAGGGATACTGTGAGGGGATTTGTCGCTGGTTGTCCCTGTTGAGTGGCAAAAATCGGGAGAGTTCCCTCAGCAGTCACTTTACCTGAATTGTACTGTCCTGTAACACCAGGAACGACAATGCGATCGCCATTAAACTCCACCGTCCCCGTTACATCCATCAGCGGTTCGGGCAAAGCTTGAGCCTTCAAAGTGGCATTCTTGACGACAGCTTCCCCCGTCACCACAGGTCGATCTAAAGTTCCTTGCACTTCGACATTGACTTGTCCCTGACCTTTTACCCAAGCAACTTGCTCGGTGAATAAATTCAATAACGCCAAACCTTCATCTTGTACGTTTGCTCGGATGCTAAGAAGGTTACTATCGGGCTGGACGGAGGCAAACGGTAACGCTACGGGAATACTGCCTGTAATTTCGACTGGTTGAGTCCCTGTTATCAATACATCGCTGGCAAAACTCAACCGCGCCTCATTATAATCAAAGCTTAGCCCAGCTACCTGAATCGGTTGTTGATTCAAACTTCCTTCCACCAGCGATACCTCACCGATCGCTTGGGGGTTTTCTAAACTACCTGCTAAGGTGACGAGGGCATTCAACTGTCCGGTGACATCAAATGGTAATGCTTGTGGTAAGCGGTCTAGAAAAGGCTGTAAAGTTGCTACAGGTAGGCTGACGACGCGCAATTGTCCAGAAAGTTCCTCTCCTAGTTGTCCGGTAAAGGCAATAAGTCCGTCACCGAGATCGAGTCGCAAGGGTAGCAGCGTCAAAACGCCATTTTCAAAAGTTCCTCTGGCGATCGCTTCATCGACTGTATAAGTCCCCCATTGCCAATCTTGTCCGAGTAGTTCAAAGTCAACGTCAAACGATGGCTGTAAACCAGGTGCTAATGCTCCTGTTACGGCAATTTCGCCGCTAATCGTACCGTTTAAAGCTGAAATTGGTGGTAATTTGGCTGAAGCTCTTTCTTGTTGTTGCTGTTGTGCGATTAACGCTCTAATTTCCGAAAATAGTTGCAGTTGAGCAAGTAAGGATTGTTTTGGTAAACCCACAGATACGGTTGGTAATGCCTCTGCTCCAGGGAGATCTTCGGGTAACAAGCCACCTGCTAAGTCTTCAAAACCGAAGATACTCAGTGCTTGCAACACATTTTCAATTCTGGCAGAGTCAAAGTCGAGCTGAAATTGAAATTGTCTGTCGTCCTCAGCTTGTAAATCTCCACTTAAGGAGATGCGGCTTTCACCTTGTTGCAACTCGCCTTGGGTCAAAGAGAAAGCCCCTGCATCATAACGAAAGCGGGCTTGAATTCGGTCGGCTGAAAACCTGCCTGCTCTCGGTCGCGCAATTGCTAAATCTCCTACTACAGTAGACTCGGTTATATTCTCGGCTAAGTCAACAACTAACTTGCCCGATACTTCCCCCCCAATCGCGCCAATTTGCTTGAGGCGATCGCCCCCAATTACGCTTCGCAGCACCGCTACGGGAAAGTCTTGGACGTTGACAACTAAGTTTTCGCCTTGGGTTGTACCTCTAGCTACCGCTTGGTTTCGCCGCACGAAAAATGAAACGGGGCGATTATTCTCATCTAAAGTAAAGGCAATTCTATCTTGTTTACCGCTGACTTGCAGTTGAGTCTGCTGTTCTGCCTGATAATTTAATTTGCCAGTCAATACTGGATCGAAGGCTAAACCGTTGACTCTCAAGTTTTGCAAACCCAGATTTCCAACTGCATTGGGAGCATCAGGAGTGCCTGTAACTTTTCCGGTAAAATCTGCTTGCCCTGCTAGCATTACGTTACCAGGAATCTCCAAACCGAAGTCTTGCAAGTCGTAATCTCGCGCTCGCACGTCCAAGTTGAACCCAGCAATTTCTGGCGCTGCTCGTTCTGGTAAGCGCACGTCAACAGTTCCACTAGCATTCAGTCCTGGTGCAGTTGCTTTTTGAACGATAATTCGCTCTCCATTCCACCTAACTTGAGCTGTCAGGGGTTGCTCGATAACGGCTAAACCTTCAGAAAAGCGCACTTGTCCTTGGGCT contains:
- a CDS encoding cation transporting ATPase C-terminal domain-containing protein, which produces MFTTRKADIGVAMGQRGMQVAKEAADMVLQDDAFSSIVAAVEQGRAIFNNIRKFTVYLLSDNVGEIIAVTVASLLNAPLPLLPLQILYINVVNDAFPALALGVGEGGTALMQHPPRRAKEPILTRRHWLAIAGYGLIIAATLEAAFIVALTWLSMTQQQAVTVSYKPS
- a CDS encoding alpha/beta hydrolase, with the protein product MLQKLFTSKLLKSASIASLLLFPATGLQTAVAADRIYATYGAFESSVAIEDLAKFAKTGEIEGGLIDYARRLTPAQLERLRGILTTPVDLSPVAISQFLYSSIGETLLQRLGQLIRTEATLPGFYAIRSALILAAAENRQGFTLLDVLRQFPTNGIRVDLGQSLEIVEELQAVINRTNEAIALVQRQSAAAAIAQQPANFSQLPDLRQRGRFTWTKRTLELYDSSRDRAFIADLYLPNSYLSPPSLTPHSSLLTPVIVISHGLGSDRNSFGYLAQQLASYGFAVAVPEHPNSNAEQLRSLLNGRATAVTPPREFINRPLDVSYLLDVLAQLDRTDSSFALNLQQVGVVGHSYGGYTALALAGAKLNFNQLQQDCENLGETFNLSLLLQCRTLELPRTQYNLRDKRIKAAIAINPIASALFGKAGLSQIKIPVTIASSSDDKVAPALPEQILPFTWLTAQNKYLLLLAGGTHFSAADKSDPGSEPLPIPESVIGPDPSLARRYLGAWSVAFFETYVAGSQQYRPYLSADYARFISQMPLTLSLVQSLPLESLTQ
- a CDS encoding translocation/assembly module TamB domain-containing protein produces the protein MTNSPRRPPEANSRRRLWLLILSRSSIAVGAFLLVAIAGGVSWGWIFVNRRLVPLVERNLEQILGRPVDIGSVERFSLNSLRFSSASLPATSTDPDRLVAEAVEVQFDPLPLLFNRRLELDVTLVQPDVYVEQAKNGQWVSTQIKIPEGGAGFIQTELETIRVRDADIVLVPNPAPDRPSGAVAIADVSGVARFLDQNQRIQFELTGQPKTGGKLAIAGETRPAALQQTTLNIEAENLLASEISRLIDLPINLQAGRVDGDLRVQLQPEGQQPAIAGTASLSNVTAKIENVPNLFTNIQGKLLFQPDRTIALQNVTTRYGKIPVQLGGSLNTLKGYNLSGRVKAASVNNVLDALDVESPFPTKGTVRADLQLQGAIDKPILSGTVSTIKTAQIDRIPFKDISGRFRLTTGGATPEITFTNIQATPTVGGKITGKGQIQLGTQPQVAFNFQGQNVPGNAIAKLYGTTPPIQIGDVAGTAKISGSPGNIRTVAQLQAPEATYPGTAEVIVTNEGNTLIRDAVFQVAGGTVTANGQINRNRQFQAVVNASGVQLKSFSPELRGEFSANKVRVTGNSFDLAEIQAQGQVRFSEGLAVIEQPLTAQVRWNGERIIVQKATAPGLNASGTVDVRLPERAAPEIAGFNLDVRARDYDLQDFGLEIPGNVMLAGQADFTGKVTGTPDAPNAVGNLGLQNLRVNGLAFDPVLTGKLNYQAEQQTQLQVSGKQDRIAFTLDENNRPVSFFVRRNQAVARGTTQGENLVVNVQDFPVAVLRSVIGGDRLKQIGAIGGEVSGKLVVDLAENITESTVVGDLAIARPRAGRFSADRIQARFRYDAGAFSLTQGELQQGESRISLSGDLQAEDDRQFQFQLDFDSARIENVLQALSIFGFEDLAGGLLPEDLPGAEALPTVSVGLPKQSLLAQLQLFSEIRALIAQQQQQERASAKLPPISALNGTISGEIAVTGALAPGLQPSFDVDFELLGQDWQWGTYTVDEAIARGTFENGVLTLLPLRLDLGDGLIAFTGQLGEELSGQLRVVSLPVATLQPFLDRLPQALPFDVTGQLNALVTLAGSLENPQAIGEVSLVEGSLNQQPIQVAGLSFDYNEARLSFASDVLITGTQPVEITGSIPVALPFASVQPDSNLLSIRANVQDEGLALLNLFTEQVAWVKGQGQVNVEVQGTLDRPVVTGEAVVKNATLKAQALPEPLMDVTGTVEFNGDRIVVPGVTGQYNSGKVTAEGTLPIFATQQGQPATNPLTVSLNDLNVDIEGRYEGGVSGNVVITGTALSPDLGGKIRLANGQVSLGGTEDTPTTAAVTPAGSTATSSTATNRNTTEESPIEFTNLQLILDNDVRIVRQPLLSFEAEGDLAINGTLTNPRPQGVVRLTGGQVNLFTTQFTLARGEEQTARFTPKGGLDPILDVTLVATVPETTGGIGRVPTSPFSGEIRDVPATSFGTFRTVRVQAAVEGPASELADNLELTSEPNRSEAEIVALLGGSFINTLGRGDPALGLATIAGSTLLSNFQDNITEIGEALGIDELRLFPTIVTEPEENVSVLGLAAEAVFDITNDFSLSLSRVFAADDPLRYNLIYRLNDQILVRASTNLSGESRLLVEYETRF